Proteins found in one Triticum aestivum cultivar Chinese Spring chromosome 4D, IWGSC CS RefSeq v2.1, whole genome shotgun sequence genomic segment:
- the LOC123095868 gene encoding serine/threonine-protein kinase GRIK1 — MADLTDMGCCSCFSFLRKPSVKVGRPRDTDGMLSKDLLKRQTSEDFDGSFYTGDDPDLSFYNGDGIDRSFFNGDDPDRSFYERDGTDYNHESDDEPPRKRSEDIILTRAQSGFACRESLVKETKKVVRSEDDLGNKMINQYVHLGKIGAGSYGKVVLYRNIEDGKLYAVKVLNKPHMMKVRVVRSETAMTDVIREVSLMKMLSHPNIVNLIEVIDDPNSDKFYMVLEYVEGKIVWDKGIGEATCRKYLRDIISGVIYLHSHNIIHSDIKPDNLLVTSTGNVKIGDFSVSQIFEDDDDMLRRSPGTPVFTAPECCQGSAYHGRASDTWAVGVTLYCMITGRYPFLGETLQETYDKIVNDPADIPSNVSPQLVDLLERLLCKDPGDRITLEAAAAHPWVAGDEGPVPEYMCRCGFGRRKRNGSQEAVQ; from the exons ATGGCAGACCTCACGGACATGGGCTGCTGCAGCTGTTTCAGTTTCCTAAGGAAGCCCAGCGTGAAGGTAGGTCGGCCTCGGGACACTGATGGCATGTTGTCCAAAGATTTGTTGAAGCGCCAGACTAGTGAAGATTTCGATGGGAGCTTCTACACTGGAGATGATCCTGACCTAAGCTTTTACAATGGGGATGGCATTGATAGAAGCTTCTTTAATGGTGATGATCCTGATAGAAGTTTCTATGAAAGAGATGGTACTGATTATAATCATGAAAGTGACGATGAGCCCCCACGGAAGAGGTCTGAAGATATTATTCTGACAAGGGCTCAAAGTGGCTTTGCATGTAGAGAAAGCCTGGTTAAGGAGACTAAAAAAGTTGTTCGCTCAGAG GACGATCTTGGCAATAAGATGATCAATCAGTATGTTCACCTGGGCAAGATCGGTGCTGGAAGCTATGGCAAAGTG GTTCTATACCGAAACATTGAAGATGGGAAGTTATATGCAGTGAAG GTGCTGAATAAACCTCACATGATGAAAGTACGTGTCGTACGGTCAGAAACCGCCATGACAGATGTTATTCGGGAA GTATCCCTCATGAAAATGTTGAGTCATCCCAATATCGTAAATCTCATTGAGGTGATTGATGATCCAAACTCAGATAAATTCTACATGG TTCTTGAGTATGTGGAAGGAAAAATTGTGTGGGATAAAGGTATAGGAGAAGCTACTTGCAGAAAGTACTTGCGGGACATTATTTCTGGTGTTATATATCTTCACTCTCAT AACATTATTCATAGTGATATTAAACCAGATAATCTCTTGGTCACAAGTACTGGCAATGTGAAGATAGGGGACTTCAGTGTTAGCCAGATTTTTGAG GATGATGATGATATGCTTCGGAGATCTCCAGGCACTCCTGTTTTCACTGCACCGGAGTGCTGTCAAG GTTCAGCTTACCATGGTAGAGCGTCTGATACATGGGCAGTCGGTGTTACTCTGTATTGTATGATTACTGGGCGCTATCCATTTCTAGGAGAAACTTTGCAGGAAACATACGACAAG ATTGTCAATGATCCAGCGGATATACCCAGTAACGTGAGCCCCCAACTTGTTGATTTGCTGGAAAGGCTTCTCTGCAAAG ATCCCGGAGACCGTATCACCCTGGAAGCTGCGGCTGCGCATCCTTGGGTTGCTGGGGATGAGGGGCCAGTCCCCGAATACATGTGTAGATGTGGTTTTGGCCGCAGGAAGAGAAATGGTTCACAAGAAGCAGTACAATAA
- the LOC123095866 gene encoding chaperone protein ClpB1, whose protein sequence is MDFDRAMARSAACDRLGASVSRSSGNVSSDTKAVLCLGAAAALGWAAWRYYQRHVCLQKFGRDMTALAGKADPVIGRDDEIDRVISILCRRTKNCVALVGAAGVGKTAVAEALAQRIAAGMVPDVLAGASVIELDLGELVAGTKYRGSFERRMKDVIKQVEASNGKVILFIDEMHMLLGAGRSRRSAMGAANMLKPALARGRIRCVGATTFDEYRKYVEKDAALERRFQKVQVEEPSMHTTIEILQGLKKWHEKYHGLEIQDAALVAAAQLAGRYITGRQFPDKAIDLIDEACATANKKMRQINRQKEEMKTTKSSSANAMKEAIITPDHVAQVVSRWTGIPVTVLNQEEKDKLICLADRLHERVVGQDEAVNLVAEAVLRSRAGLDHPGQPIGSFLFLGSTGVGKTELAKALAEQLFDSEKMLVRFDMSEYVGSSSVLRLVGAPPSYRGYEDGGQLTEKVRRNPYSVILFDEVEKADPSVFNIFLQILDDGRLTDGRGQTVDFKNTIIIMTSNLGSDYLISKTARENTTESTRDLLMEQVCKHFKPELLNRLSEIVIFEPLSHDKLKEITKIQMKSIMARVATKGISLSISDAALDTILSESYSPTYGARPIRRWMQKNVMTTLSKMLVKGQASEGSTICIEATDDKKGLEYEVVKKEASLH, encoded by the exons ATGGACTTCGATAGGGCCATGGCAAGGAGTGCAGCCTGCGATCGGTTGGGAGCCTCCGTGTCGCGCTCCAGCGGAAACGTGTCTAGCGACACCAAAGCCGTCCTCTGCCTTGGGGCAGCCGCTGCTTTGGGCTGGGCAGCGTGGAGGTACTACCAACGTCATGTGTGCCTCCAGAAGTTCGGCCGGGACATGACGGCATTGGCTGGAAAAGCTGATCCGGTGATTGGCCGCGATGACGAGATTGACCGCGTCATCTCCATCCTCTGCCGCCGGACCAAGAACTGCGTTGCGCTCGTCGGTGCTGCAGGGGTAGGCAAGACGGCAGTCGCCGAGGCCCTCGCCCAGCGCATTGCCGCCGGGATGGTCCCTGACGTTCTCGCCGGTGCGAGCGTCATTGAGCTCGATCTCGGGGAATTGGTGGCTGGGACCAAGTACCGTGGCTCGTTCGAGAGACGCATGAAGGACGTGATAAAGCAGGTGGAGGCTTCGAACGGCAAGGTGATTCTATTCATCGACGAGATGCACATGCTTCTTGGTGCAGGGCGGTCCAGGAGGAGTGCCATGGGTGCTGCCAACATGCTGAAGCCAGCGTTGGCCCGTGGGCGTATTCGCTGCGTGGGTGCGACAACTTTCGATGAGTACCGTAAGTATGTCGAGAAGGATGCCGCACTGGAGCGGCGGTTCCAAAAGGTGCAGGTCGAGGAGCCGAGCATGCACACAACCATTGAGATTCTGCAGGGGCTAAAGAAATGGCATGAAAAGTACCATGGCTTGGAAATCCAGGATGCAGCTCTTGTTGCTGCTGCACAGCTTGCTGGCCGCTATATCACTG GTCGTCAGTTTCCTGACAAGGCAATTGATCTGATTGATGAGGCATGCGCCACTGCAAACAAAAAGATGAGGCAGATTAACCGCCAAAAGGAGGAAATGAAGACTACAAAAAGTAGCTCTGCAAATGCAATGAAGGAAGCAATTATCACCCCAGATCATGTTGCACAA GTTGTGAGCCGATGGACTGGAATTCCCGTCACCGTGCTTAATCAAGAGGAGAAGGATAAGTTAATCTGTCTAGCGGACAGACTGCATGAGCGAGTTGTTGGCCAGGATGAAGCCGTCAACCTAGTTGCAGAAGCAGTGTTACGCTCTAGAGCTGGCCTTGATCATCCTGGCCAACCCATAGGCTCTTTCCTCTTCTTGGGCTCAACTGGTGTTGGAAAGACAGAGCTCGCAAAAGCTCTTGCCGAACAGCTATTTGATAGTGAGAAGATGTTGGTTCGCTTTGACATGTCTGAATATGTTGGGAGTAGTTCTGTGTTGCGTCTCGTTGGAGCACCTCCAAG CTATCGTGGCTATGAAGATGGTGGACAACTGACCGAGAAAGTTAGGAGGAACCCGTACAGTGTCATCCTTTTTGATGAGGTGGAGAAAGCAGATCCCTCGGTGTTCAATATTTTTCTTCAAATCCTTGATGATGGCAGGTTGACTGATGGCAGAGGCCAGACTGTAGATTTCAAGaataccatcatcatcatgacctcAAATCTTGGATCTGATTACCTAATATCAAAGACGGCTAGAGAAAACACAACGGAATCTACACGGGACCTTCTCATGGAACAG GTTTGCAAGCACTTCAAGCCTGAGCTTCTCAACAGACTGAGTGAGATCGTCATATTTGAGCCGCTTTCGCATGACAAACTGAAGGAGATAACGAAAATCCAGATGAAGAGCATTATGGCCAGAGTAGCTACCAAGGGCATCTCTCTTTCTATTAGTGATGCCGCATTGGACACTATCTTATCGGAATCATATAGCCCA ACCTACGGTGCAAGACCCATAAGGAGGTGGATGCAAAAGAATGTGATGACAACGCTTTCCAAGATGTTGGTCAAAGGACAAGCCAGTGAAGGCTCAACAATCTGCATTGAAGCTACTGACGACAAGAAGGGGCTGGAGTATGAAGTGGTGAAGAAGGAGGCGAGCCTACACTAA